CTTTTACAACATGTGCCACTTTATCATCTATCAGCAGATGGTTGTGGTCGGCAGGGTCTTTGATATAGCCATAAGGGGCGGTAGTTCCCATGAATTTCCCCTGTTGAAACCTCGCCCGATATGCCGATTTTATCTTAACAGATATGTCAGCGGCATACATTTCGTTTAAAATGTTGCGGAAAGGCGTGATGTCCATAGCAGATTTATTCAAGGTATCTACGCCGTCATTGACCGCTATATACCTCACGTTATGCTCTGGGAAGAAAACTTCCAGATATAACCCACAATCAAGATAGTTTCTCCCCAGACGGGATAAATCTTTCGTAATCACGCAGTTTATCAGACCGCTTTCAATGTCTTTTATCATATTCTGGAAACTTGGTCTTTGGAAATTTGTACCAGAATAACCATCGTCCACATACGTTTTTGCTATGTGCCATCCCTGCTTTTTCACATAATCCGTGAGGATGGATTTCTGTGTCGCAATGCTCGCACTCTCGTTATCCGTACCATCGTCTTTAGATAAGCGGCAATAAATGCCGACTAAATAGATTTTCTTTTCTTCTTTGATTCCTGCCATACTGTAAAACCTCCGTATCTGTCCTATCTGTTTTCATGTCCCATTGCGTACATTCTAAGCGGACAGCCCCTCATTGTCGAAGGTGTCGCCCTCGGCAATCTTCTTCCGAATATCCTCGGAGATAATCGGGACAAACGCTTCTGTAACGGTCTGTGTGCCGACATATTCACGGCTGATTATCATCTGCACTGGTGCTTTTGGCACGATACGCTTTCTCTTTTTATCTGCTTTCTTATCCTCGCCCATACTTAAATCTTCCTTTCCAGACAGGGCAGGGAAGAGTTTGGAAATGTCCCCGCCCTGCCAATCAGATACCATTAATCCTCGCTGTTTAATTCTTTCTGTAATGCTTTAAGGAGTGCCGCCGCTTCATCAGCGTTCAGCGTGATTCCCTTGCCGCACTTTTCACGGTTCGGGGAAAAGCTGCGGATGTCATACTTCGGCTCTTTCCCATTCCATGAAATGAGATTGATTTCCTTTGTGTAGCCACTGTCGCCCGTAGACAATACTGCGATTTCCTTTACGATTTCATACTGGATTTCTCTCATTCTCCATACCTCAACTCTCTGTATTTACTTCCCGAAAAAAGAAGATTAGCGGCTGTCACGGTTGCGTTTCCTCTGCAACTCACGCTCCAAAAGTTTGATGATGGTTTCCTCCATCTGCTTCGGCGTTGTGTTCTTCGGAAAGTATTTTTTCAGCTTGCTTGTGTTGATTTTCAAGGTTTCTTTCTGGTTGCCCTTTTCCTCCGTCATAATCGCAAATATCGTATCCATGTCAAGCCGCCCGCTCTGGCTTAACTGTTTCATCCGCTGTGCCTGTGAGAGTGAGGGCGTTGCTTCTTCGCTCTCCATCGTGGCAAAGAGGTTTTCCTGCTCGTCTTTCTTCAAGAAGGACAGTTCCACCGCAGGCGTGAGGGCGATTTTCCCCTCGTCCACCATCTGCAAAATCGGCGGTATCAGTTCCGTCAGGCGGATAAAACGCTGCACGGTCATCCTGCCCACGCCGAAGCCCTGTGCCACCTTGTCGTCCGTCCGCAACTTCGTCACAACTTGTGACGAGGTTAAGTCTGTGCGGAAACCCTGCCGCTTCATGGCTTCGGATTTCATCTTGTAAGCAAACGCCCGCTCCGATGGCAGGATATTCTCACGCTGCAAATTGCTGTCTACAAGGGTGATGATGGCTCGGTCACGGTCTAAGGGCAGGACAAACGCAGGCACGGTATTTATCCCTGCAAGTTCAGAAGCACGGACACGCCGCTGTCCTGCAATCACTTCATAACCGTCCCCGTCCTCTTTCGGGCGTGTGATTATCGGCGTGACAATGCCAAATTCCTTGATGCTTTCCGCTAACTCTGACAGTGTTTCATCTTCTGCCACATGAAACGGATTGTCGGGGAACGGGTACAAGTCTTTGGTCTTTAACACCTTAAAATCCTGTTTCTTCATTCACATATCTACCTTTCTTTCGCTCTGCTTCTATGATTTTTCTGCAATTCTTCCAACACTTCGGGCGGTATTTTTGACAGCAGCCGCCCCATCTGCTCGTTGGTTCTCTGCAATTCAAATATCTTCTGATTCGCTTTCTGCACCTTTAGTTCCTGCTCGTACTTTTCATCACGCATACGCCCCGCATAGTCTGATTCCTGCCCAATTCTCTCTTTCAAACTGTCGATATACGCCTGCTGTTTCCCGATTTCCTTAGAGAATTTCTCCACGTCTGGCAGCCATGCAGAGAGTAAATCTAACGCTTTATCCCTTTTCTTCCCTGCGTTAAAGGCGTTGATGTCGGATAGGGCAGACACGATTTCTTCATACTGTTTATCAAGCCTGCCGCCTAATTTATAGAGCCATGTGGGGACGTGTTTCCGCTTGGTTTCCATTGAGGACTGCCCCCGTTCAAGCTGATTCCACCGTGAGGACATCCGCTCATGGTAGGCGGTCTGCCACTCGGATAATGATTTCTGGTTGCCTAAGATAGCTTTCGCTGACAGCTTATTGTCTGGCGTAATCGGCACAAAGCAGAGGTGCATATGGGGCGTTCTCTCGTCCATATGGACGACAGCGGAGAGGATATTCTGCTTTCCAACACGCTCCGAAATGAAGTCAAGAGCCGTCTGGAAATACGCTTTTTGTTCTTCGGGCGGTAACTGGTTCATAAATTCTGGTGAAGCTGTGATGAGCGTTTCCACCATCATCACGCTGTCTTTCCTTGTCCTGCACCCCGCTTCGGCTACCATGCGGTTAATCTCTTTCTTGTAGGTGTACTTTGGTGGTGCTATGAGATGGTAATTGTTTTTAGAGCGTTCCATATCTATATCTGGGTTGCTTTTGTAGGCTTCTTTCTTCCGCTCGTTGTGGCGTTCACAAGCCGCAACGCCGCCCGCTTTTCGTTTCTGGAAACGCAGGATTGCATAAGGCATAGGCGGATTCCTCCTTTCTTTCGGCGGGTGACCGTCCTTTGGGGTGACAGCGGTGACGGTGGTGACAGCAGTTTTGGGATACCCCCTGCCGACTGCCGCAACTGTCACCCTCACCCCCTGCATGACGGTCATGTCGATGATGACGGTGTTTTTGGGATACCCCCCTCGCAAGAGCCGTCACCGTCATGCCGCCATTCTTTTATCCGAAGCCGTAAGGCGTAGGATAGCAGGGCACAGCCCTGCCTTAAGGGAGTCCAGAGGGAACGTCTGGCACACGACTTTGCAGGGCAAAGTGTAGTGTGTTACACCCTGTAAACGCAGTCGGAAAAATCGGAATGATTTTTCTGACCGCAGGGGTGGTTTTACACGACCGAAAAGGGCGAGTAAATCTCACGCCTGCATTTTGCGTTTACGGGGTGTTCTCCCGTAGGGATGACAGCGGCAGGGTATCCTAAAATCACTGTCACCACCGTCACTGCTGTCACCCGCAGGGCAGAGCCGCCAGCTTTACATGGCTTTAAGCGTCAATGACAGTAACAGGGGGGTATCCTAATATCGCTGTCACCACCATCACCGCTGTCACCCGCCCTCCTTGCAAGGGCAATCCGCCTGCCGTCTTTCCTGCGGCTGTACTGGTAGCAGATACGGTTCTCGCTTAAAAATGTGGTGCGGTATTCATTCAGCCATTTCGTAATCACCGTGGGTATGGTTTCCGTTTCCCCCATAGCGGCTAACAGTTCCGTTGCCGTGCCTATCCATTCTTCCTTATCCCTCATAAAATCCACCAACCGAAAAAGGACATCTGGTATCGTTTCTTTCGCAAGCTGCTCCTGCGTTTTCCGCTCCACAAGCTCCCAACGGCAATCACGGAAACGCAGCGTGTATTCCTGATAAGGCGTGTCCCTGCCCGTCACATACAGCTTGGCGGTGTCAGACGCACGTTTCTCCTTTTCCAGAACAAAGGTAGCGTCCGCACTCCCCGTTAATCCTGTCGTCCCAGACACCTTGTTGAACACGTCGCTGTCATTCTGCTTTCGGATGTGGTGTACGACAATGACCGCCAGAGAGTGCCTGTCGGCAAAGTCTTTGATGAGGGAGATGTCCCCATAGTCGCTTGCATAGGCATTGTCTTTTGAAGCTGTACGGACTTTCTGCAAGGTATCAATGACAATGAGCCTGCTGTCTGGGTAATCTTTCAGATAATCTTCAAGCTGCACGATAAGACCGTCTGACAGCTTGCAGCTTGCCACGGCAAAGTGGAGCCGCCCGCTTGCTTCGTCCGTCAAACGAAATAACCTGTCCTGTATGCGGCAGAACGTGTCCTCAAGGCAGAGGTAAAGCACATCGCCCTCCATTGTCGGCATATCCCATAAAGGGATTCCCTGCGACACGCATAAGCATAGCTTCAGCATGAGCCAGCTTTTGCCTATCTTCTGTGAGCCGCAGAACAGCGATAAGCCTGTCGGGATAAGGCTGTCCACCACAAAGGATGGTTTCTCAAGCGGTTCATAAAGGAGCGTTTCGGCGTTGACTGTCTGTAACTTCTGCATGGCTTTCCTCCTTTCGGGCGGTGTCTTTGTTTTCGTTGCACATAGGCGTTGACCTCCTTAAAAATAGATTTACTCCCACGGAAAAAAGTGAGAGTATGTAATGCCGCCAATCCCACACAAATAAAAAACAGATTTCTATTTCGGGCGGTGTCGGTCACGGTTGGAGATATTTCTTCAATTTCCGCCTTTACTTTCTCCTTTGCAATCGCAACAGATTTCTGTATTGCCGAAGCGGTGCAATGCTCCATAGCGGCGATTTGGTAAAAATTGAACTCATACTCGTAGTAGAGCAGGAAACGCCGCCTTTGTATCTCTGGAAGGCTCCCAACCGCCTTATAGAGCGTTTCATTCCGTTCTTCCTCAACCATGCGTTCATCAAGGCTCTTAGGCACACGCAACGCCCGTCTGTAAAGGGTTTCGTCCCATACCTCGTTAAACTCCCTGTGCCGCTCGTCCCATTAGAAAAGATTCCTGTTCCTGCGCTCCATCTGCCGAAACTCCATAAAGAACTGTTCCGACACTTCCAACTCGTGGGATTTGCCCTGCCCGTCCTTAAAGCTGATAAAATACCTTGTGCCGCTTTCCGTGGATTCCTCCCGAAGCGTGTATGCCTTAACCCTGTATGCCATCCTGTTGTCCTCCTGCAAAAAATGAGTGAGGGGATTTCCATCCCTCACCCAGTAGCCCGCAGGATGGCAGGCTGTTTTAGAAGCTATAAAATTTTCCGCAGCTTCTTCCGCAGATGGTCTAACCTCGCATAGATGGCACCAGTCGTCAAATGCACAAGCGGGGCAATCTCCTTTGTGGAATACCCCTGCATTTTCAGCAGGACGATTTTCAAGGTACGCCCGTCCACCGTGACTAATACTTGATAGAGATTTTCGCTCTCAATCTCTTCCAGTAACTCCGCAACCGTACCCACTTCCGCCTGCCGCTCCCTGCCTGCCATGTCCTCAAGATATTCCGCAACGTCATTCGTCCATCGGTAAAACCGCCTGTTGGAATTGAAGTCTGCCCTGTCCGCCATGCGTATCTGCTCAATGGTCGCTTCATCAACGCCGCACTCACGCAGCAGCTTTTCCTCCGCTTCTTTCCAGATACGCCATTTCCTGTCCTCCCGTCCGTGGTTGTATGCCATTCTTACTTCCTCCAATCAGAATTGATTGAGAGGGCAGAGAAAAGCCCCCTCATCTTCCCAAAGGAAAAAACAAGGGGGCTGAACGCCTTAAATTTTAATTTTCTATTATCTTTCTTAGTTTTATTAGGATTCTGGCTTTGCGTTTGTTTACAACGCTCTGGGTTATGCCCAACCTCGCCCCGACTTCACGCTCGGAAAGTCCGTCAAAAAAGATTGCCTGTATCAGCTCCTGTTCACTATCCGACAGCAAAGGCAGGGCGGCTTTCAGCCTGTCCACCATGACCGCATTGACAACGGTTTCTGCAATGTCCACCGCTTCATCAGTGATAAAGTCCAGAGGATTCCCCTCGCTGTCCGTAAATCCGTCGAGAGATAGCAGTCTATTCTTTGTATCTAATTTTTGCAGATAACGCCACCGTTCCTTGTCACGGTAGAAGTCTGTGTATTGCTCCCTCACGACTTCAAGCAGACAGCCTTGAATGGGGATAAACAGCTTGTCCATATAGGTCTGGTCGGATTCCCTGCAACGGCAGAACTCCGTGTAGGATAATTCCACATAGCCGCCACTTTCTCTGATATATACCTTTCTTGGTGCATATTTCACCATAAATACCTCCCATCTGAATTTTTGAAATGTAAAAAATCCAGATGGAGAGGCGGAGAACGACACCGCATATCAGAAACAGCCCTACGGCACTTTCCAACAAAAATCGACAAAAGAAAAACCGCAAAGGCTCTGTGACCTTTACGGTTATAGGAAATAGTAATTCTATTGTATGGAGATTGTACTTCTACTTTCAAGGTGAGAAGTACCGTTGCACTGGCAGAAATTTTTTTAACTGGTTTCCTGCCGTTCTCTGATATGCTATGTATTGATAAATTTTGCTTCGTATGAGCAGATAGATAACTGCCCGAAAAAAGGACATAAAAAAATCCCTCCAAATTTAAAAACAAATTCAGAGGGTAATTTAGGGTATAACAAAATAACCCACCCGAATATCGTTTTTTTTATTTGGTGAGTTTGTTCTTTCAAATACGAAACAAAAAGAGCCGATGATTCGTGAATTGTTCCACAATTTCATCGGCTCTGCGTCTTAAGCGTCTGGCTCTTTGATGACAGTTATCTTCAAGTTGTCAACTTTAATCAATCTTTCTTGTCTGCATTTTGGACAATAAAGGGGATAATTCTCCAAAACAGTGTCCTTCCTAATTTTATTACGGGTTTTGCTCCCACAAACAGGACACAATATCCATTCGCATTTCATCATAATTAGTCTCTAATCCTTTCAAATCTCATTTTATATGACTTTTGCAAGCTGTTAAGCTAACTTGTGGAACATATGCCGAACCTTATCTATACGGCTATTCGGGCGGCGGGGTTGGCAAATAAATTTACCAATAGCTGGCTGGTATCCTTTTAACTCTGTCAAGCAGACTCCCTGCCCATTTGTGAAATAAGTTAAATCGTTCCTGTATTCTTGAATACATCTAGCAGGGATTTCTCCTTTCAGAATGACCTCGTCATTCTTTATCTGAGTACTTACAATATCTGCACAATACCTTGGAGCATCATGATACGCCCGTGAGAGATATTCCTGCGGTGCATAAATTTCAAAGTGGAGATATGGCTCTAATAGTTCTGTCCCTGCTTTTTTTAAAGCCTGCTCCAATACGATAGGGGAAAGCAGCCGAAAGTCTGCGGGGGTACTTACAGGACTATAATACAATCCATATTCAAAACAGATTTTACAGTCTGTCACTTTCCATCCATACAGCCCCTGCTCGCAGCCATAAAGAACCCCCTCCATAACCGCATTTTGGAACGATTGATTTAAATATCCAAGTGAAACTCTGCTTTCATACTGCACTCCGCTTCCAATAGGGAGCGGCTCTATGGACAACCCGACAGAAGCCCAGAAAGGATTTGGCGGGACTTCTATGTGGATGGTATATTCTGCTTTTCTAAGCGGTCTTTCCATATATATAACAGTAGGCTCTTTTATTTCTGCCTCCACATGATATTTTTCCTCAAGGATGGCACAAATGACTTCCATCTGCACATTCCCCAAAAAAGAAAGTATAATCTCATGCGTTGTAGTATCCACATAATATTTTAAAAGAGGGTCGCCATCTGAAATTTCTGTAAGTGCCCCAAGCAATATTTCCCGCTGTTCAGATTTCTTTACTGCAATCGTTGTTTGGAGCATAGGGAGAGGATTTTCAATAAATTTTCTCTGCGGCAACAGTATTTCGTTCCCCAAAATACTGTTTAGCTGCAAAACATCATTTGGTAAAATTACAATATCACCAGAGCAGGCTGTATCGGATGAATATAATTCACCGTTTGTCGGAACACACATCTCTGTGATTTTTATTTTCTCTTTTTCAGATATTCTAATAACATCCCTCAAATGCAATGTTCCGCTATATATACGCACATAAACAAAACGCCGCCTTTTCTCTGAATATTCAATCTTAAAAACCTGCCCGCATAGTTCAGATTGACCTTCAGGCGTTGATGAATAAAATTTACTGGCAATTACTTCTATAAGCTGCCGAATCCCCAGATTGTTTTTAGCGCTTCCGTGATAAACGGGAAATAACGTTCCGTTTTGGAATCTCCTGTTTTCTTCCTGTTCCAGTTCTGACATTTTAAACGGTTTCCCTGACATATATTTCTCTAATAGTTCATCGTTTCCCATAATTACCGCATCCCACTGTTCCATATCGTCATTGTCCGTTACATTTATATGGGGATGCTGCCCAACCTTTTGCTTCACTATAATTTCCGAAGAAAGCTTTGCTTTCATTTCCCGATATACCATTGGCAAATCAATCCCCTCTTGGTCAATTTTATTGATGAAAAAAATTGTCGGAATCTTCATTATCTGTAGTGCATGAAACAGTATACGGGTCTGTGCCTGTATGCCATCCTTTGCAGAAACTAATAATACTGCTCCGTCTAATACGGATAAAGAACGGTATACTTCCGCCAAAAAATCCATATGGCCTGGCGTATCTATAATGTTGACTTTTACATCCTCCCACTGAAAAGATGTCACTGCTGTCTGGATAGTGATTCCCCTTTGACGCTCCAAATTCATTGTATCTGTCCTTGTTGTGCCTTCATCTACGCTCCCTAGTTCTGCAATTGCACCACTGGTATACAATAAACTTTCCGTTAATGTTGTCTTTCCTGCGTCAACGTGAGCCAGAATGCCTAAGTTAATTATTTTCATGTGATTTTCCTCCTATCAACACCCAAAAAAGGGCATAAAAATACCCAGTGATAAATACTCCTATCACTGGGTAAATAACTCCAATAGCCCCAAAACACTTATATGTTTTCGGGCATATAAAATTACATGATAAAAGTATTCTTAAACTGGGTACAAAAAACTAAGCCCCATATTAAAAGTGAAACGGGACTGCTACTTTTTGTTCCCACTATCAAATTGACAGTTTATTTAAGAATACCTTGCCGCATATTTATTAACTCCTTGTATAATACTGAATCTAATTATATTCCTTAACCCTTTATTTGTCAAGCTGACAAACTAAAGCAGAAAAAGCGGCAGGATTTCCCCCTGCCACTAATCATCTGTTTATGCAAAAATAATTTCCTTTTCCACAATCTCCCTCGCACAAGCCCTTATGTTATTGAGGCATCCTGTCCATTCTAAGGCGTTTTCTGCCTTTAGCTGTTCCGTTATGCCCTGTGCCTGTTTCATACCCTCTATGAGCCTTTCAAAGCGTTCCTGTGCCTGTCTGTTGATGTCGGCAAGGTAGGCGTTTAGCCTGCCGCTTGTAAGAAGATTGGTGTATGTAACTTTACGGTACTGTTTTAGATAATCTAAATGCCGTTGCCCCCAGATGCCTATTGCCTGTTCTTCTTCGGCGGGTACAGTTAAGCACGGTATCAAATAATCCCCTTGCCTTTCGTATTTGCCGCCCAGTTCCTCAAATAATGATTTTGCCATTGTCTGTTACCTCCACATTCTTTTTTATTTTGAATGTCCGCAAAATCCGTCCTACATCGATAAGACGGGGACACTCACAGAGGCGCGACCGACGGTACGAAAGGTGGTTTCTTTCTGTGAGCAGAGTGAGGATGAGCTGCTGAGAATGGCGGCCTGTCTGGAGGAACATTTTCCACATTCCATGGCAAAGGCTGTTGTGGAAGCCGCCAGAAAAAGAGGGCTGGAGCATGAAGAGATGCACAGCAAGGTCAATTATATTGTTGCACATGGAATTTCCTCCACGATCGAAGGAAAACGCGTGGTGATCGGAAGTCATCATTTTGTATTCGAAGATGAAAAATGCTCGGTCAGAGAACCGTGGATCCGACAGTTTGAAACACTTCCGGAAGAATGTTCTCTGCTCTATCTTGCCATTGAGCATGAGCTTGCTGCAGTTGTATGTATTGAAGATCCGCTGCGCAAAGAAGCGGCAGATGTAGTGCGTGCTTTGAAGGCAACAGGGCTTGAGAAAGTCGTGATGATGACAGGAGACAGTGAAAAAACAGCTGCTTCTGTGGCGAGAAGAGTTGGTGTGGATGCATATTATTCAGAAGTGCTGCCTGAGGATAAGGCAAAATTTGTGGAACAGGAGCGCGCAT
This window of the Mediterraneibacter gnavus ATCC 29149 genome carries:
- a CDS encoding YdbC family protein → MREIQYEIVKEIAVLSTGDSGYTKEINLISWNGKEPKYDIRSFSPNREKCGKGITLNADEAAALLKALQKELNSED
- a CDS encoding ParB/RepB/Spo0J family partition protein; translation: MKKQDFKVLKTKDLYPFPDNPFHVAEDETLSELAESIKEFGIVTPIITRPKEDGDGYEVIAGQRRVRASELAGINTVPAFVLPLDRDRAIITLVDSNLQRENILPSERAFAYKMKSEAMKRQGFRTDLTSSQVVTKLRTDDKVAQGFGVGRMTVQRFIRLTELIPPILQMVDEGKIALTPAVELSFLKKDEQENLFATMESEEATPSLSQAQRMKQLSQSGRLDMDTIFAIMTEEKGNQKETLKINTSKLKKYFPKNTTPKQMEETIIKLLERELQRKRNRDSR
- the mobV gene encoding MobV family relaxase, encoding MPYAILRFQKRKAGGVAACERHNERKKEAYKSNPDIDMERSKNNYHLIAPPKYTYKKEINRMVAEAGCRTRKDSVMMVETLITASPEFMNQLPPEEQKAYFQTALDFISERVGKQNILSAVVHMDERTPHMHLCFVPITPDNKLSAKAILGNQKSLSEWQTAYHERMSSRWNQLERGQSSMETKRKHVPTWLYKLGGRLDKQYEEIVSALSDINAFNAGKKRDKALDLLSAWLPDVEKFSKEIGKQQAYIDSLKERIGQESDYAGRMRDEKYEQELKVQKANQKIFELQRTNEQMGRLLSKIPPEVLEELQKNHRSRAKER
- a CDS encoding sigma-70 family RNA polymerase sigma factor; translated protein: MAYNHGREDRKWRIWKEAEEKLLRECGVDEATIEQIRMADRADFNSNRRFYRWTNDVAEYLEDMAGRERQAEVGTVAELLEEIESENLYQVLVTVDGRTLKIVLLKMQGYSTKEIAPLVHLTTGAIYARLDHLRKKLRKIL
- a CDS encoding cysteine-rich KTR domain-containing protein: MMKCEWILCPVCGSKTRNKIRKDTVLENYPLYCPKCRQERLIKVDNLKITVIKEPDA
- the tet(O) gene encoding tetracycline resistance ribosomal protection protein Tet(O), whose product is MKIINLGILAHVDAGKTTLTESLLYTSGAIAELGSVDEGTTRTDTMNLERQRGITIQTAVTSFQWEDVKVNIIDTPGHMDFLAEVYRSLSVLDGAVLLVSAKDGIQAQTRILFHALQIMKIPTIFFINKIDQEGIDLPMVYREMKAKLSSEIIVKQKVGQHPHINVTDNDDMEQWDAVIMGNDELLEKYMSGKPFKMSELEQEENRRFQNGTLFPVYHGSAKNNLGIRQLIEVIASKFYSSTPEGQSELCGQVFKIEYSEKRRRFVYVRIYSGTLHLRDVIRISEKEKIKITEMCVPTNGELYSSDTACSGDIVILPNDVLQLNSILGNEILLPQRKFIENPLPMLQTTIAVKKSEQREILLGALTEISDGDPLLKYYVDTTTHEIILSFLGNVQMEVICAILEEKYHVEAEIKEPTVIYMERPLRKAEYTIHIEVPPNPFWASVGLSIEPLPIGSGVQYESRVSLGYLNQSFQNAVMEGVLYGCEQGLYGWKVTDCKICFEYGLYYSPVSTPADFRLLSPIVLEQALKKAGTELLEPYLHFEIYAPQEYLSRAYHDAPRYCADIVSTQIKNDEVILKGEIPARCIQEYRNDLTYFTNGQGVCLTELKGYQPAIGKFICQPRRPNSRIDKVRHMFHKLA
- a CDS encoding TnpV protein, which produces MAKSLFEELGGKYERQGDYLIPCLTVPAEEEQAIGIWGQRHLDYLKQYRKVTYTNLLTSGRLNAYLADINRQAQERFERLIEGMKQAQGITEQLKAENALEWTGCLNNIRACAREIVEKEIIFA